From Pseudodesulfovibrio nedwellii:
AAGGTTTTCCAAGGTGCAGCCTTAAAATCGTCTATGTGCTTCTGCTCATGTGCGCGAAGGCCGGTATCGTCACGGTACTTTTTCAGAATGAAGGCGACCGGGCCGATTGCACGACCCGCGAATTGCTCAGGGACCAGACGGCGGGAGTTGGTGTAGATAATCATTTCTACACCCCCGGCACGGCTACGCCGGTAGGAACATGCTTCGTGCCGTTTTCAATGACGTTGGCAGGAGTGGCGTTATCCGTGGTAGTCACCACGTAGTCAACTACAGGGATTTCGCCTTTGTGTTGGGTCAAGTCCATTACTTCGACGTAATGGATTTGAACGACATACTCGCCGCCCGACTCCACTAGCTCTTCAGTCCAGATAACCCCATGTCCGCTTGCGGCGGGGTCAATGGCGTCGTGCTTAACGGTGTCGACCAACTGGCCCACGCTACCCTCGCGGTAGGACTTGACCACCGACGAGTCGATAGCAACCGTTGCGCCAGTCGGCACGTTGCCAGTCAGCCATGACACAAAGTCAGCGTTGCCTGCGCTTTGCGTATAGTGGACGACTCCAGTACGTGCCACGGCCTCAAGGGTCGGGGCGGGTCGTGGTACTAAGGCTTCGTGGTTATATACAATTTTGAGAGTTTCGGCAACGCCAAGAGCTGTGGTCAACGTGATAGAGTTGGCCGTAGCATCAAAAGTCCAACCGGTTTCCTCGACGTAGGTTGTGCCATTGAACCGATAGACCCCACTCGGCGCGGCCTTGGCCGGACGATCAAGTTTAAAAGTCTTGCGGACCCCATCGCCCAACTGACTCTGCCAACCTTGATCGCTTTTGTAGCCAACGTTCAACACGCCGAGGATGTCTGCGATTTCGTAGATGTGGATACTGTCATAAGATACTGTTTCGCCTACAGCATCAGCACCAACATACACATACCCTCCATCTACTCCTGCGGGTATGATGATTGTATTTTTACCTAATGTTAGTGGGGTATGTTTAGCGTCTATACCATTCCATTCGCGAATATAGGGAGTGCCTGTAAGCGCGGTGACATTGACAACAGCCATGATAGATACAGATGTGGGCAAAGCCTCATACATGATATATGACAATGCACCTGTGGCATCATAGTCTGCTGTGGCTACGCCGTTAAGTACGGTAGCCTCACCACTAAGCACTCTACCGGCGATAGCGCCATCTTCAAGTAGGTACGGGTCAGGGGCAACGTCGGTCAGTGGCGTTGAGTTGTCGATAGTGATGGTGGTAGGGGTAGAGCCTTGGACAAGCTCCGCTCCCCACAAGTAAGCCTCTTCTCCAGTAGATGCCGAGTCAATAAAGTCAACGCGAACAAGAGTCGGTATACCCGCAGTTAGCATAGTTGCGGATATACGTTGCCATTCAGCACTTAGAGTCACTGGATCAGAGAATTTATAACCACCATCATAAATAGCTATTGATGCCTGCTTTCCAATAGAAGACCCCTTACCTCTTAACCAGATCGAGGCAGTGTAGATGTCAGAAGCTAAACCAGTAAGAGTATAACGAGCCTGCGGGTCTGCGGTAGATGCTGTTCCGATAGACACAGGCTTACTATTGTTAGGTGCAGCTACTTCATTAGTATTTGTAATGGTACAACTCTGTGCAGCCCACGTTGTTGTAAAGTCAAACGGCTCTGCTATTTTATTCTGTGTGGCATTCAACTTTGCACTATCATCCCGTCTTGCATTAAGCGCGGCGTACATCTCGGCAGGAGTGTCAACATCGTTGCCGATGAATGTTTCAGGCCGCGTAATCGGGCCGGGGGTTTTGTTGGCGGTGTCCTCTTCTCCAACAACAACCATCACATCACCCGTTGGGTCGGGGATTATTTGCCCTACTTTTGGCGTCAGTTCAACATAGACGCTGCCGCCACTCGCTACCACCACGGCAAGGGGGAATACTCCGTTGCTAGTAATCGCAAACATTTTTTTATCTACTGCCAGTGTCTCGCGGTCATACGCATCACTAGGCCACGCATCCACGCTGCCCCCATCACTCAACACCCATACTCTGGTAGGGCCGATTGTCCGAGTTGTATTGTACGCGCTGACAAATGGAAGACTGCCAATAAATGTAGTATTCCACGGCCCCTCACTCCCAACCATCGCGCCGGAAATCAGGTCCGCGCCCGACTCGTTCAAAAAACGGAGCGAATCGAACAGCCACTTGTCTGTCAATATGCCTTGCAGTTTGGTGTAAATATCCAGCAAGCCAGCCGGGGTGACGGCTTTATCGCTCAAAGTGTGTGCGATAGCTTCGGCAGCCGTGGCGAGTTCCACTTCACCGGGAATCTCGGTCGTCGCAAGCTGCACAGTGCGGTCGAGCTTATCCCATGTCGCTCCGTTGAAAACCGCCCAATCTCCTACGGCATAGTCAGTAGTATTGACCGAGCCATCAGCAGAGGCGGCGTAATAATCTCCCTTGTCAGGCGATGCAGGATAGCCAGAAGCCGGAACAAACGTCCCTTTGTACTCCATGGCCCCAACAACTGTTTCAGGAAGCTGAGACACTGGAACCTTGCCGCCCGCGTCGAGTCCGGCCACGCCGTTTGCTACGCCCTTCTCACTGGCCGGAACCTGTTCGACGTCCAATACGTTACCAAGCCCGACTTGCGTTTTGGTGACGCCGTGTGGGTTTGCTACGTCTGCTTCGTGGGCCGTCTGCGCGTCTGCACCGGCTGTAATAGCTGCGGCATTGGCGGCAATCCCATCAGCATTGGTGGAAATATCTGTGGAGTTCTGGTCGATGTCAGCTTGCATCACAACAGAAATGGACCGCTTGTCATACGGCGGAAGGTCGGCAACGTCAGCCAGGTTACAATCTCGGTTCGGGATCGTGACGTAATAACGCTGAATCTTGCCCGTATTCGGGTTGATAACCTTAAATTTGTATTCGCTGCCTTCTGTTCCGAGCTCGTTGGGGAACACTGCCAGGATACAAGAACCGAGAGAATTGGTTTCGGCTTCAATGTAAGTCGGGACCACAAGCCCTTCATACTTCTCGGTCGTGGTCAGTTTCGCAACAACGTGTGCGCCTTCGACCGGATCACCGGCAGAGTCGTTAACCTGGACAGTGACGTTGACGGTAGGGATCGCCATTACATGAAGCTCCTTGGCTTAACTTGCAAAGAACGCTTCGCCCCGCCCGTAATGGCGCGGATTTTGGCAGAAGCAATGCCGTCTTCGAACAATTCGTTTTTGATCTGTGCGCCGGGGATGTCTTCCCACTCGCGCCCGCGCATAGCCTTGAGAGAAGCTACTGCGCCGTAGGCAATGTCTTTGCCCCAATCTTCCATCAGCCCTTCGGGTATCCCGGTAGAAAGAAGCGTCGGCTTGAGTGCGACGGTCGGGATCAGCTTGGTATCCTGGCTGATCATTACCAATATGGTCACGATGTCAGTGGTGGCGGTGAAGTGCGTTCCCGCAATCAATTCTTCTCCATTCAAATGGCTGACGGAAATAACCTCGCAAACTCTCGACTCCTGCGGCGGGTCAAGGTCTGCGGTGGCGACTCCAGCCGGGAAAAAGAGATAATCCAAGTCTTTCTGCCAAATCTGCGAACGCTGGCAGAAAGTGATAGCGGCCCGGCGAATCTCGTTGACGATCTGCGCCTTCGGGCATTTGTCCACTTCCGGCAGGACGTAAGGGAGAAGAGTTTTCCAGAGTACGTTTGCCATGTGCTACTCCACAACCTTGACTTGTTTCGGGTAGAAAAGGTCGGCCTTGAGCTTGACGCCGAGCGACTGATAAAAAGCGTTGAAGCGGTGCTGCGCCTTTGCAAAGTTGGCGTCGGAGTTATCGCCAGCAAACACCTGATAGAGAATCCAATCCTTGATAGGACCGGCAAAAGTTTCAGGCAAAGGTACGTCGTCGTCAGGTCCGGTAATGGAAGTAGGTTCAGCCGAGTACGTCATGGAAATGTAGACGTTCTCGCCAGTGGTAACGCCAGGATAGACCCAATAGGTCGAGGGGTTCGCCACCGCGTCATATGCGTAGTTGTCGATCTCGGTTCCGGTTGTGGTCCAATCAAACGCCTTCATCGCGTCCTTGGCAGAAATAAAAATGGGCTCGCCCGGTGTAAGGCCGTCCGAACCCATGTTTTGAATGACTTCAATCAGGCGCAGCGCGGTCTTCGAAGCTCCGTTCACCCCATTTACGGGGAGAGCCTGCATAACTCCATTGCCGAGCTTGATAGCTTCGGTGTGGGCGGTAGCGTCCGGCCTCTGCAACGCAATCTCACGGACTGCGCTATTAAAAAGGTCGGTCATGCTGACAACACCCGCCGTGATTGCCCACGGCCAGCGTTCGCCCGTCGGGTTGGCGAGGTCTTGCAGAACTCCAGAACAGAGCAGGAAAATTTCACTTGCCTTCATGGTCGCTCCTTAAAGAGTCTGGAAGGGGAAACGCGAGACGTTGCGAGATCCGATGATTCGACCGGACTTGTCTCGGTCGTATTCCGTCTTCACCGCATCGCGCAGGGTGTTGACGACGACCATGGGAACTTCGACTTCTTCGTCGCGCTTGATCTGGAACCGACGACCATTGGCGTTCAGAAAAACGTCTTCCTTCCCGTCGAACTCGGCGGAACTCGGAATAATGATTGTTACAGTCTCTTCCGGTTCGTCGGGGACAGGTTCGTCTTCCTCCGTATCAGGTTCGACGGCCTTGGCGTTTTCCATTGCCTTTACCTTGGCTTCAAGCTCCGCGACTTTAGCCTTGGCTTCCTCGGCTTCCTTCGCTTCTTTGGCAGCTTCGGTCTTTGCCTCTTCCGCTTCTTTCTGAGCGGCTTCCAGGGCTTCGTCCGTCTGCGTTTCGGTGTCGTTGTTGTCGCCGGTCAACGCATCAGGGACGCTGGCGTCGGTGGGGGCCACATTATTAGGGGCCACTTTCGCTTTCTTCTTACCCATGGGACTTCCTCCAAATTAAAAAAAACGAGGGGGAGAAATTCCCCCTCGTCATAGGGTTACTGAATTACTGGACTACAGCTTGACGCAACACTCGGCGCGAGCCATCCAAGCATCGTTCAGGATGCAGGCTGCGTACATGGTCTTCCAACCAACCGAGCCACACTGACCAAGCTGGTCGCCGCCACGAGGGACGTTGGGGTTCAGGACCATGGGAGTGATCGCCTTCTTGCCGCGCAGAGGAACAACACCGAAGGCATGCTGTGCCAGATAAATGACCGGGTACACATCGGCACTGGTGCCGGTAGTGGAGATCATCAAGCCCTTGGCTCCGCCTGCATCAGCGAAGGGTTCGTAGAGAGAGGATGCGCAGTAACGAACCTCTTCAACTGTGCCGATCTCGCCGGGAAGTGCCTGCTGAGTGCCGTATTCGGCAACGGGAATGAATCCGGTCATGTCACGGATGGAACTGGAACAGTCGGTGTGACAAAGGCCGATAAAGCAAGCACCAACGGGGCTGGTGTTATGGTTCGGAGAGCCGTCAAGGAACTGAGTGTGACGCTTGCCGTTCATGGCAAGGATGCCACGAAGGGCGCGACGCTGAACTGCCAAAGTCAACTCGGTATTGACGTCGGTACGAGCTGATCCGTTGGCGTAGAAGACGGAGGTTCCGCCCTTGATAACGCCGTAGCTGACGAGCTCAACAGTCTCGGAGGCCTGTTCGCCGGTGATGCCCATGTACTCTTTGAGTACGGGGTCTTCGTGGGTGTCCACGATAACATCAGTGAGTTCAACGTAATCACCGTACTGTTCCAGGTTGACGGTTACATCCGTCTTGGTCCCGGTCTTGCCGGAAGGAGACACGCCCTCAGTGAGAGGGGTCAGGGCCGGAGCCAGGGAGTTGTAACGCCTGAAAATCTGCGTCTTGGTGTCGTTCTTTTCCAGGGGGCGGGAATCAGCAAAACGCTCGATGAGACGAAGCGGTACGCCACGTTCCAAAAACTTCTTGCATGCCTTGCCTGCGGTACGGGGAGAAATGTCGCCGTAATTCATGAGTTACCTCGTATGGTATCGCCCGCCCTAGCCGTGTGTGCTAGTCCTCATCCCATCCAGCATCGAAATCATCTTTGCTGCCTTTGGACTTGGGGAGCGGGCCGGGTTTCGAATCAACCGCGAGTGCTGCGTTGGCTGCCGCCTTGGTCTTTTCATCGACCGGCGGTGTTGCCTGCGTTTCTCGCGTGGCATTGAACTCGTTGATCAGCGAGGCGACCTGTGCAGGGGTTCCTTTTTCAATAACCGCGAACTTCTCCGTGGCTGTTGCGTAAGGCTGCTCTCCAACCCATGTTCGAAGGTCTTGGTGGTACTGTTGACTCTCCAAGGCTCTGTCAGGGTTGGTGGCTAAATCCTCGTAGCCGTCAACGGCGGCGTAAACTGCCGCGTTATGCGCTTCGTTCGCGCTCTGCTGAACTGTTTGATTGATGACTTCGCCCTGCTCGCTGACCTGTGCAGCCGCATCGCGTGCGGTTTGAACGGTAGAGGCCTGGATCAAAGCCATGTCGGAGCCGTAGTCCTCAAGGACTCCACGGAGCCGTTTGCCATCGGTGGTGTCTTCTTTGAAGAGGGCCGCGAGTTGCGGGTCTTCTTTCTCGACTGCCGCCAAGTCATCTTTGAGCTCGTCGGGAACTTCGAAATCACTGGCTGCTTGCTGTACCGGGACAGCCGGGGCCGGGTCGGGAGCGACCGGGGGGGCTGCCGGTTGGGAGCGAAGGGCTTCCAGTTCATCTCGCAACTGAGCTTTCTCGTTGCGTTCCTTCTCAAGCCGACCGAACATGGAGTCGTAGCCGTGGGCCTTCTCCTCTGTGCTCAGTTCTTTTTCTGCGGCCTTCCCTTCCTGATCGGGGGCCAACTCGCCGTCTGCATTGGCTGCATCGGCTTCGGGCGCGTCGTCGGAGTCGTCCGCATCGTCGTCGGTAAAATTGTTGTCGTCAGTGGAGGCCGAATCTTCATCGGGGGCTCCGGCAGTCTCATCAGCAAACGCTTCTGCGAATTCCTGTTCTGCCTGTTCCTCTGCCGTCATTTGATCTTGGTCTTTCATCTTTCCTCCGGGCCGCATGGTGCGGGGGCCGTCGTTTGATGGTTAAGCGGTGTAACCGCCCGGTTTCTGTGCTTTGAACCCATCGGGAGCCATGTCTTCCAAGGCTTCCTTGAGTTCGGTAATCCGGCCTTGCAGCCGGAACATTTCTTTGGTGTCGAGCTCGGTTTCCAACTGCTCGCGCTTCTGATTGATTCGGTCCTCGATGTAGGAACGAACGAGCTTGACTGCGGGGGTGTCCCAACTGTTTTTCAAAGCTCTAAGGTCGTTGTCAGAAAAGATCATGCTCCGACCTCCTGAGGTGCTGCGGTCTGCTGTTGCTGCTGGATGGCTCCGCCGAGCATCTGAGTAAGAGCGGCCTGCGGATCAAGCCCTCGCTTCTCCATCTCGCCCACGATGGCCTGAACATTGGCGGTCGCCTCTGCTGTGGCCTGCATGGTCATTTGCTTTTGCTGCCAATCCTCATACTCGCGGTCGTCGCGGAGAATTTCGGGGTCCAGATCCATGGATTTGAAAATTTCTTCAAGGAGCTCATCGTCTTTGACTCTGCCTTGGAAACGCGGGTTGTCAGTGAGCGCGACGGCCTGCGTCATGCGCTGCGCCTGAATCTCCTTGGCAATGAGAGCGGAAGAGCCACGGGCAACAATGTCGAAGTCTCCCTTGATGTCCTCGCGGGGGTTGAACTTCATGTTCCAGTGGTAGAGAGCCTTGATAAAAGGCTTGGTGATATTGTCGTCGAAGTCTTTGACGATATCCTTCAACGGGATACTGGCCGCGCCCATGAGCATGGACAAACCGGAAGCTGTGTCACCAGCCCCGCGCACAGCAGCGTTGTCGCCTTGCATAAAACGAGGCGAGGTCAATTCGTCAGAAAACTCGGAGAACATCTTGGTAATGCTCATGAGTTCGGGAGTATGGGACGGGAGCTCAAACACATTGAAAGCGGATCGGACATCGACGCCGGACTTAAACGGCCAGACCTTCCAACCATGTACGTCGGTCGGGTCCACTCCATCGGCCAGAGCACGAACATTCACACCAATCTGAGGACCGGAAGCGATAGCGGCGTTGTCGAGGGTCATTCGAACGGAAGCGTTGATACCCATTTGACAATCACGCATGACGGTCGGGATACCATTCCCGTAGAATGAGCTTTCGTCCTTGTCGTAAAAGAAGAAGTGATATGGGATTTCTACGCCTTCGATGGGAGAAATGACGGCTTTGATTA
This genomic window contains:
- a CDS encoding DUF6682 family protein, with the translated sequence MKASEIFLLCSGVLQDLANPTGERWPWAITAGVVSMTDLFNSAVREIALQRPDATAHTEAIKLGNGVMQALPVNGVNGASKTALRLIEVIQNMGSDGLTPGEPIFISAKDAMKAFDWTTTGTEIDNYAYDAVANPSTYWVYPGVTTGENVYISMTYSAEPTSITGPDDDVPLPETFAGPIKDWILYQVFAGDNSDANFAKAQHRFNAFYQSLGVKLKADLFYPKQVKVVE
- a CDS encoding N4-gp56 family major capsid protein; amino-acid sequence: MNYGDISPRTAGKACKKFLERGVPLRLIERFADSRPLEKNDTKTQIFRRYNSLAPALTPLTEGVSPSGKTGTKTDVTVNLEQYGDYVELTDVIVDTHEDPVLKEYMGITGEQASETVELVSYGVIKGGTSVFYANGSARTDVNTELTLAVQRRALRGILAMNGKRHTQFLDGSPNHNTSPVGACFIGLCHTDCSSSIRDMTGFIPVAEYGTQQALPGEIGTVEEVRYCASSLYEPFADAGGAKGLMISTTGTSADVYPVIYLAQHAFGVVPLRGKKAITPMVLNPNVPRGGDQLGQCGSVGWKTMYAACILNDAWMARAECCVKL